DNA from Prunus persica cultivar Lovell chromosome G6, Prunus_persica_NCBIv2, whole genome shotgun sequence:
caatatataatttatattaagaATAGAGTCACTACCAGATAGACCAACTGCAGTATCGGACAAACAAATCTCACTTTCTTACATAGGATCCCACCACATGCGCCTAGAATAAGGTTGCTACCATTTCCCGTGAAAACTCTCCTAATCTTTTTTTCTGATGTCAGCCAACACAAAGTTCGTTTGTGGCTTGTGCTTGTGGATGGCATGTAATGTAAGAATTATGCTATAGTGTGTGGAAGTCACTTGCGCGTGACTCTgaataattgatgcatgcagtGAGATGTTGATAAATATAGGTTCCTATATTTCATTGAGTCGCTCGCATGTGTGTGAGCAACTGATGTTAGCATTGTTCTGTAACGAAAATGCCCTCCCATGACACTCCTCCCATAACCATTATACGAGTAGTGGACGCATGACCTTTGAGCTTTGTGCAACTTCCTTCAAACACGTAAGCAAACAAGGGAGTGCTTCATCTGTGTGCTAAAATTAGGTGAGGTATGCTACATAAGAAGCTGCAACTTTGCTTTTGAACTAAAAAActgtattatatattatattttgataAGAACAGTTTTTAGCATCCCAAACTTGACCCTTGCCCTCCGGGAGGGACAAAATCTAGTGCAAAAGACAGAAATGTTGAGTGGAAACCTAGGGAATTCCCactttgacttttttttagtCTTTATTCCCACTATTTGCTTGTTTTAGTGCTTAGATTTATGCTTTGCTTCTTCAAATTgtaaaaaggcaaagttaatTCCCTGTTTCATTGGAATTTGAGTTGGTGTTGCATTCAAAGGCTTCACGAAAGATAGTGGTAATTTGATGAATTTACACAAACAAATTTGACATGCAAGGAGTTTTTactgtgttttgtttttttcttcacctTGGACCTTGGTACCAAAAGTCAAGTGAGAGCCATCACTGGAAATCAAAATCATCTCATTCACCGCCATCATCATTTACTAGCAAGGACCTAATATTTAGCAGAGCATCAGTACCCATTCACTACATGGGTTGGTGTGGGTCCCATTGGAGCCTCCCACATAAGACCTAAAAAACCAATCACTCTTTTCCCTCACAGAAACTCCACTCAACCCTCAAACCCTACACAATATATATAGCTCCATTTCCTACACAGCCATCACCAAACACACCTTACaaccatttttatttctttttttcctaaaaCAATGGCAACCTCTCCATACCAGACCAACCGAGCACAAGCTCTCTGGCTCACATGCCTAGCCTCTGCATTCCGTACATGCCTTGCTTGCACCATAGTGGCCCTCACCACCCTCTATGGCCCACAAGCTCTCCAACACCAAGTAGCCTTCCCAGCATTCTCTTATGTGACAGTGATTCTCATTGCACCGGATGCAACTCTAGGTAACACACTTTGTGGCTTATGGCTGGGGCTTTACGCCACAGCCCAAACTATCGGACCGGCCATGTTGAGCTTGTGGCTAATAGGCCCGGCCCGGCTTTCGAGCGGCATCACCGCTCTGGCGGTGGGCCTTGCTGCATTTGTGGTGGCTCTGCCAGAGTTTACTCACTTGGTGTGCAAACGCATCGCCTTGGGACAGATTGTGATTGTGTATGTAATAGCTTATATAAAGGGTGGGGAGGTACAGGCCATCATGCACCCTGTCCACGTGGCAGCAAGTACAGGGATTGGAGTCTTGGCCTGTGTTCTGGCATTTTTGGTTCCCTTCCCACGCCTGGCTTCTCGAGAGGTACTTGTAATATGTCCATACCAATGTGAAAGTTTAtaacattttattatattaaaacatCCGCGAATAATGCGGTGAGTGTAGAATGACAAACTGCGAGTGCGGATAATACtcactatttattatataaaataaagaaaatattaatagtgtttcaatatattttgtaGGTTAAACAGAACGCAAAGCTACTTGGTGAGAATGCTTCAGAGAGGCTCAAGCTCTTTGTGAAGGCCTTTTGTGCAGAAGACAACACATCCGCACTTGCATCAATTTCTCAAGCAAAGTCCCTGGCTGCTACAGCAACCAAGCTTTTCCAAACTATCAAGCGCCACCAAGTAAGCAACCTTATGTATACATTAATTACACAACAACTGTATATCATGATTCgacataaaattatttgtaccACATTCTCTTACCACATTACTATTAATACAGATCGGACTTATCttatcactttttttttctttgctcttGGCTGCTgcccatttcatttcattttggaGGAGACTTATTATTCTCCCTCTTACACGATTGGCTATTTTGGATATTTGTAGAGACTCTTGTCCCCTTACAAATACACTTTCACACGTCTACCTAACCCACTCTCATTTACTGGTAGGATATTTTTCCTAGTTagataaaaaaagataaggtTGAGGGTTTTGCTTTAGCCAACAACCAACTTACCACAGACGTGGCCTTCTAATTGCCATGCAATCCAAAATGgttcaaaacataaaacattACAATTAAGGGCTGGTTCGATAGGGAGGACTAGATTAGACTAGTAAAGTGGCTGCATCTCATGTGCAATCAAGGCTAAATATGGATATTGTTGTTTAATTTAGAGGATGAAGGAGGACTAGGGATAAGTTTAGTCATCAACCTCTTACAGATAGTCCTCATTCTTCCTCAAAGTTAAACAAATACTCATATTATGCCTTAATGTACATGAAAATGTACATTTTGCTAGTCTAGTCCAGTCTAGTCTAATCCTCCCTAACAAATGAGGGCTAACAGTATAGGAACATAGCATTACTCGACATAAATACCTTTTTGTCGATTTATCCGTCTCTAATTTCAGGCGTGCTAATCACATtgatttgtgtttttcttctgAGCAGGAAAGTATGGAGTGGGAGAAACTTCCCTTGAAATTTTCGAGATACAAGTATGCAAATCCAGGAGACAGATTGCAAGGCTTTGAGATACCCTTAAAAGGGATGGAAATGGCATTGACCAGTACTCCTTCATTCCCAATTAAGGTGGTAAATGGAGAGCACAAAGATGGCCTACTTAGAGTAAACTTAAGCGCACCCTGTGATTCAACAACTGTTCCTGAATCAAATGCAGAAAATGTTAGGTTCCTCCAAACACTTAAAACCATCCCACAAACCCAACAGGATTTACCCccaattttctttctgttttgcaTAAAGCTCTTTCATGGAAAATTATCAGCCACAAGTCCCACAGAGCAAGGCAAATTATTGGTTCACCAAAATGAAGGAGCAATCGATTCACGTAAACAAAATGGGTTCTGTTTCAAAGAGGTATTGAGTAACTTGTCCATCAAGGCAAGGAGCAAGAGGCTTATGATAGCTTTCAAATGCTCACTTTCCTTGGGTCTAGCTGTGTTCTTTGGTTTGGTATACAGcaaaaaaaatggtttttgGTCTGGACTTCCAGTAGCTATCAGTTTTGCATCAGCCAGAGAAGCAGCATTCAAAGTTGCAAATGTTAAAGCACAGGGGACTGTCTTAGGCACTGTGTATGGAGTTTTGGGTTGCTTTCTGTTCCAAAGGTTCTTGTCCATAAGACTCTTATCCCTTATTCCTTGGTTTATTTTCACCAGTTTTCTCCAGCGTAGCCGAATGTATGGCCAGGCTGGTGGGATTTCTGCAGTAATTGGAGCTGTACTAATTTTGGGCAGAGCAAATTTTGGCCCTCCAAGTGAATTTGCCATAGCCAGAATCACAGAGACCTTCATTGGATTATCTTGTTCAATTATGGTTGACTTACTCTTGCAGCCCACAAGAGCTTCTACTCTTGCAAAAGCTCAACTTTCTAGGACTCTTGACACATTGCAGGAGTGCATTAACTCAGTGAGTCTTCAATCAGGCAGAGCCCTTTTGGAAGAGAACCAGAAGAGACTGAAAAATCATGTTGAAGAATTGGGGAAGTTGATTGGAGAAGCTGAGGCAGAGCCCAATTTCTGGTTTTGGCCTTTTCATAGTGCTTGCTATGGAAAGCTCTTGAGGTCCTTGTCCAAAATGATGGACCTCCTACTCTTTAGCGCTCATGCAGTGGAAGTTCTTgaacaaaattcacaaatgcTTGAGGCTTCGTGGAAGGACATTGTACATACAGTAGAATGTGACCTTGAACTTTTCAAGAAAATGGTTGGCTCTTTGATAGAATGCTTCAAGGAGATCACCTTGATAAAATCAATCACAGTTCTTGACCAAAAGAGTGACATAGCTCATGATCTTGAGTTGGGGAAATCTGGAAACCCAACCATTTTTCGGATTTGCGGTTCGAAGGATGAAGAGATGGATACGATTATAAGTTCTTATCTCCAACACTCAAAAGAAGTAGTTGATAAGATTCATGTCCAAAGTGAGGAGCTCAAAAGTCAAATGGTTTTATGTTTGAGTGCTTTAGGGTTCTGCATAAGTAGTATAATAAGAGCAACGAAAGAGATTGAAGAGGAAATCAAGGAACTTGCTCAATGGGAGAATCCCTCAAGCCACattaatttgtatgaaatCTCCTGTAAGGTGCATGCTTTACAGAAATAATGAAAACCATGCATGCACAATTAtttgaaagaaagagatgaCAGAACACTTAAAgacattgttttgtttgttttgttggatCAAGCCATGCATGAAATTGCAACCATTACATTAACATGCTCATTATTTAGTAAATTTGGCAACTACAAATCAATCagattgaaaatttatttttatttataataactcCATTCAAATAACTTACTTTCTTCATGCAGCCTTCTACCTTTATCCAGATGTGCAAATTCTgcattttgagaaataattggaatgaaaattaatccaaaataaaagggaatgaGAATCATATTCCTATTCATTCTCTTTGATGAAAGGAATTGCAAATGCTTTCTGAATTTGTGATAAATGGCAAATTGCCTATGTTAAATGAGAGAAATCCGCTTTCATTCAATccaaaatacatataaatgCAAAATCCTA
Protein-coding regions in this window:
- the LOC18772128 gene encoding uncharacterized protein LOC18772128 — translated: MATSPYQTNRAQALWLTCLASAFRTCLACTIVALTTLYGPQALQHQVAFPAFSYVTVILIAPDATLGNTLCGLWLGLYATAQTIGPAMLSLWLIGPARLSSGITALAVGLAAFVVALPEFTHLVCKRIALGQIVIVYVIAYIKGGEVQAIMHPVHVAASTGIGVLACVLAFLVPFPRLASREVKQNAKLLGENASERLKLFVKAFCAEDNTSALASISQAKSLAATATKLFQTIKRHQESMEWEKLPLKFSRYKYANPGDRLQGFEIPLKGMEMALTSTPSFPIKVVNGEHKDGLLRVNLSAPCDSTTVPESNAENVRFLQTLKTIPQTQQDLPPIFFLFCIKLFHGKLSATSPTEQGKLLVHQNEGAIDSRKQNGFCFKEVLSNLSIKARSKRLMIAFKCSLSLGLAVFFGLVYSKKNGFWSGLPVAISFASAREAAFKVANVKAQGTVLGTVYGVLGCFLFQRFLSIRLLSLIPWFIFTSFLQRSRMYGQAGGISAVIGAVLILGRANFGPPSEFAIARITETFIGLSCSIMVDLLLQPTRASTLAKAQLSRTLDTLQECINSVSLQSGRALLEENQKRLKNHVEELGKLIGEAEAEPNFWFWPFHSACYGKLLRSLSKMMDLLLFSAHAVEVLEQNSQMLEASWKDIVHTVECDLELFKKMVGSLIECFKEITLIKSITVLDQKSDIAHDLELGKSGNPTIFRICGSKDEEMDTIISSYLQHSKEVVDKIHVQSEELKSQMVLCLSALGFCISSIIRATKEIEEEIKELAQWENPSSHINLYEISCKVHALQK